In the Hippoglossus stenolepis isolate QCI-W04-F060 chromosome 14, HSTE1.2, whole genome shotgun sequence genome, one interval contains:
- the LOC118121130 gene encoding potassium voltage-gated channel subfamily V member 2 yields MASAQAHLQRCLQNRRSTINYFSKGADNNKTFPFSQEQTVKAWSSLEDLDSPGIKAECPQAEDRPQLQQSIRVNVGGKVFHIPTQCVIKYPNTRIGSLALCIDRAKLRTLCDDYSVRKNEFFFDRDPAFFHHICHFYTSGVLWVIQEMCPINFEEEMTYWGLSLKDTQRCCWMMFEEKVDEVKDNLKVDKELMAEIEVKYNDESFKGMMFGDVRKTLWNIVEDPYSSTLAKAFNVLSNVFVLFSIMAMALNTVEEIQKYKINGKTHMEWVEIITIVFFTFEYLTRLVSTPDIKMFLKSGLNIVDMVAVMPYFFQIIFAAFTSYEDAGAQKEVRAMARVSRLSHVFKVVKLLRVFRILKLARHSTGMRAFGFTLRQCYQQASCILLFIAMGIFTFSALLHSAERETEGSPISSIPYAWWWAAVSISTVGYGDVVPVTVLGRIVAFGCISFGIILNGMPISFLFNKFSDYYAKLKSQEYNTTLVKRHFHLKKRLRHRMDTCFHHSVEDNII; encoded by the exons ATGGCTTCGGCACAAGCTCACCTTCAGAGATGTTTACAAAACCGCCGGTCTACTATTAATTATTTCTCAAAGGGTgcagacaacaacaaaacattccCATTTTCTCAGGAGCAAACGGTCAAAGCATGGAGCTCGCTGGAGGATCTGGACAGTCCTGGTATCAAAGCAGAGTGTCCTCAAGCTGAGGACAgacctcagctgcagcagagcatcAGGGTTAACGTTGGAGGGAAAGTTTTTCACATCCCCACACAGTGTGTCATCAAATACCCTAATACCCGCATCGGCTCCTTGGCTCTATGCATAGACCGAGCAAAACTCCGCACACTGTGCGACGACTACTCCGTACGCAAGAACGAGTTCTTCTTCGATCGAGACCCTGCCTTCTTCCACCACATCTGCCATTTCTACACAAGTGGAGTGCTGTGGGTCATACAGGAAATGTGCCCCATCAACTTTGAGGAGGAAATGACATACTGGGGTCTGAGCCTGAAGGACACTCAGCGCTGCTGCTGGATGATGTTTGAGGAGAAGGTGGATGAGGTGAAGGACAACCTAAAGGTGGACAAGGAGCTGATGGCTGAGATTGAGGTGAAGTACAACGATGAGTCTTTCAAGGGCATGATGTTTGGGGATGTGAGGAAGACTCTGTGGAACATAGTAGAGGATCCGTACTCTTCAACTCTGGCGAAGGCTTTCAACGTGCTCTCCAATGTTTTTGTGCTCTTCTCTATCATGGCAATGGCTCTCAACACTGTGGAGGAAATTCAAAAGTATAAAATTAATGGCAAAACACACATGGAATGGGTGGAGATCATCACCATTGTCTTCTTTACCTTTGAATATTTAACTCGCCTCGTAAGCACTCCAGacatcaaaatgtttttgaagAGTGGACTTAACATTGTGGACATGGTGGCAGTGATGCCTTATTTCTTCCAGATCATCTTCGCAGCCTTCACTAGCTACGAGGATGCAGGCGCACAGAAAGAGGTCAGGGCAATGGCTCGAGTCAGCAGACTCAGCCATGTCTTCAAAGTGGTCAAGCTGCTGAGGGTCTTTCGGATCTTAAAGTTGGCTCGACACTCAACGGGCATGAGAGCGTTTGGGTTCACTCTGCGGCAGTGTTACCAGCAGGCCTcttgcattttactttttatcgCCATGGGAATCTTCACTTTCTCTGCTCTTCTGCATTCAGCCGAGAGGGAGACTGAGGGATCTCCCATCAGCAGTATCCCATATGCCTGGTGGTGGGCTGCA gtCAGCATCTCGACTGTGGGCTACGGGGACGTGGTTCCTGTCACCGTCCTGGGCCGTATCGTGGCCTTTGGCTGCATCTCCTTTGGTATCATTCTGAATGGCATGCCTATCTCCTTCCTCTTCAACAAGTTCTCTGATTACTATGCCAAGCTAAAGTCCCAGGAGTACAACACTACCTTAGTGAAGCGACACTTTCATCTTAAGAAGCGCCTCCGACACAGAATGGACACGTGTTTCCATCACTCTGTGGAGGACAACATTATTTAG